One part of the Candidatus Methylomirabilis tolerans genome encodes these proteins:
- a CDS encoding ribonuclease H-like domain-containing protein translates to MKAYLDIETSFEGAITVVGLYAADRGLVQLIGTKISDVAVRQALEGVETICTYNGNRFDLPVIRRRLGLDLREVCQSHDLMYTCWRYGLYGGLKRVEEQLSISRRSKGVDGMEAMRLWSRYDDDGDEEALQTLLTYNSEDVLNLPVLESRLVELESTHARCD, encoded by the coding sequence ATGAAGGCCTACCTGGATATCGAAACCTCGTTCGAGGGCGCCATTACGGTGGTGGGCCTGTATGCTGCCGACCGGGGCCTGGTTCAGCTGATCGGCACTAAGATCAGCGATGTCGCGGTCCGGCAGGCGCTGGAGGGCGTGGAGACGATCTGCACGTACAACGGCAACCGCTTCGATCTTCCGGTAATCCGCCGCCGACTGGGCCTCGACCTGCGCGAGGTGTGTCAATCCCACGATCTGATGTATACATGCTGGCGGTATGGCTTGTACGGCGGTCTGAAACGGGTGGAGGAACAACTCAGCATCTCCCGGCGTTCGAAGGGAGTCGATGGTATGGAAGCGATGCGGCTGTGGTCCAGATATGACGATGACGGTGACGAGGAGGCGCTGCAGACGCTCCTCACCTACAACAGCGAGGATGTTTTGAACCTTCCGGTTCTCGAATCACGGCTCGTAGAGCTCGAAAGTACGCATGCGCGTTGCGATTAA
- the mtnP gene encoding S-methyl-5'-thioadenosine phosphorylase gives MTQGLIGIIGGSGLYEMEGLERVEERRVETPFGAPSDAYIIGSLAGRRVAFLARHGRGHRLMPSELNFRANIFGFKLLGAERVISASAVGSMREDLPPLDIVIPDQFFDRTKGRVSTFFGRGLVAHVSFADPTCPVLGELLFAAGQSVGARMHLGGTYLCIEGPQFSTRAESRIYRSWGVDVIGMTNLQEAKLCREAEICYATLALVTDYDVWHETEQDVSVEAVVAILKQNAETAKAIIKATVASFPASREGCSCGSAMHDAIITARDIITADIPELLRPIIGKYVQ, from the coding sequence ATGACCCAGGGACTGATCGGTATCATCGGCGGAAGCGGGTTGTATGAAATGGAGGGACTCGAGCGGGTCGAGGAGCGGCGTGTCGAGACCCCCTTTGGGGCACCGTCAGATGCCTACATTATTGGGTCGCTAGCAGGGCGACGGGTGGCGTTTCTCGCGCGGCACGGACGCGGCCATCGCCTGATGCCATCCGAGTTGAATTTCCGGGCGAACATCTTCGGGTTTAAGCTCCTGGGCGCGGAGCGGGTAATCTCCGCCTCGGCGGTAGGGAGCATGCGCGAGGATCTCCCACCTCTGGATATTGTCATTCCGGATCAGTTCTTTGATCGAACGAAGGGGCGGGTCAGCACCTTCTTCGGGCGTGGCCTCGTCGCGCATGTGAGCTTTGCCGATCCGACGTGTCCAGTCCTGGGAGAGTTACTGTTCGCCGCCGGACAGTCGGTGGGGGCCCGAATGCATCTCGGTGGCACGTACCTGTGCATCGAGGGGCCGCAGTTCTCGACCAGGGCCGAGTCGCGGATCTATCGAAGCTGGGGAGTGGATGTCATCGGGATGACCAATCTGCAGGAGGCGAAGCTCTGCCGCGAGGCTGAGATCTGTTATGCGACGCTGGCCCTGGTGACCGATTATGATGTCTGGCACGAGACAGAGCAGGACGTGTCGGTGGAGGCGGTAGTGGCGATCTTGAAGCAAAACGCCGAAACCGCCAAGGCCATCATTAAGGCTACGGTGGCGTCGTTTCCGGCGAGCAGGGAAGGCTGCTCGTGCGGGAGCGCGATGCACGATGCGATTATCACTGCTCGCGATATAATCACCGCCGACATTCCGGAACTGCTGCGACCGATCATTGGGAAGTATGTTCAGTGA
- the mtaB gene encoding tRNA (N(6)-L-threonylcarbamoyladenosine(37)-C(2))-methylthiotransferase MtaB: MRVAIKTLGCRQNQCESDALQESLRRDGHAAVGPDEAADLFIINTCAVTKEADADSRQMIRRAIRHNPSARVVVTGCYAQVAAGEVAAIPGVDLVTGNGEKTQLPALISGLREKRLPLIAVGDIQRADRFSSLPPPVGAARSRALLKVQDGCSYRCTFCIVPETRGPNRSQPNDAALSDLRALVDAGYPEVVLTGTHLGTYGRDLPVGSSIAGLVARMLETALPARLRLSSLDPHEVGEELIDCFGRFGNLCRHLHLPLQSGDETVLKRMRRAHTADDFCRLVERLAEAVPGIAVGTDIIVGFPGEGDVEFEQTYRLLDRLPIAYLHVFSYSQRKGTVAASMSDQVPKDVRAARSAALRALSDAKWQKFRQTQVGQSFTAIVLDRRDARTGRLDALTDNYITVQLENAEGDIGRLVDLSIEAVTERETVGRLHARCVNSFVPTPEGK, encoded by the coding sequence ATGCGCGTTGCGATTAAGACCTTGGGGTGCCGACAGAATCAGTGTGAGAGTGATGCGCTCCAGGAGTCGCTACGGCGGGATGGGCATGCGGCGGTTGGTCCAGACGAAGCGGCCGACCTTTTCATCATCAACACCTGTGCCGTGACGAAAGAGGCCGACGCCGATTCACGACAAATGATCCGGCGGGCGATTCGCCACAATCCATCGGCCCGTGTGGTCGTCACGGGCTGCTATGCCCAGGTCGCTGCCGGGGAGGTTGCGGCAATTCCCGGCGTCGACTTGGTCACAGGCAACGGCGAGAAGACGCAATTGCCTGCGCTGATCTCGGGCCTGCGCGAGAAAAGGCTGCCGCTCATTGCCGTTGGCGACATACAGCGAGCCGACCGCTTTAGCTCGCTTCCGCCGCCGGTCGGCGCTGCTCGGAGCCGGGCGCTGCTCAAGGTGCAGGATGGGTGTAGCTATCGCTGCACCTTTTGTATTGTGCCGGAGACACGCGGGCCGAACCGGAGCCAGCCGAACGATGCTGCATTAAGTGATCTGCGGGCCCTTGTAGACGCTGGGTACCCGGAGGTAGTCCTGACCGGGACTCACTTGGGCACGTATGGGCGCGACTTGCCGGTCGGCAGTTCGATTGCCGGATTAGTGGCTCGGATGTTAGAGACGGCGTTGCCCGCAAGGCTGCGCCTGAGCTCGCTCGATCCGCATGAGGTCGGGGAGGAGTTGATCGACTGCTTTGGCCGTTTCGGGAACCTCTGTCGCCATCTGCATCTGCCGCTGCAAAGCGGCGACGAGACAGTCCTGAAACGTATGCGTCGCGCGCATACGGCCGACGATTTTTGCCGGCTGGTGGAGCGGCTTGCGGAGGCGGTTCCTGGGATTGCCGTCGGGACTGATATCATAGTCGGCTTTCCTGGCGAGGGAGACGTAGAATTTGAGCAGACCTACCGGCTGCTTGACCGCCTGCCGATCGCGTATCTGCATGTGTTCAGCTACTCTCAGCGAAAGGGGACCGTCGCGGCGTCAATGTCGGACCAGGTCCCTAAGGACGTGAGGGCGGCCAGGAGCGCTGCCCTCCGTGCGCTGAGCGACGCGAAGTGGCAGAAGTTTCGTCAGACACAGGTCGGACAGTCGTTCACTGCTATCGTCCTGGACAGGCGGGATGCGCGGACCGGGCGGCTCGACGCGCTGACTGACAACTATATTACGGTACAACTCGAAAACGCTGAGGGGGATATTGGCCGCTTGGTCGATCTGAGCATCGAGGCGGTGACCGAACGGGAGACCGTTGGTCGGCTGCACGCGCGATGTGTCAACAGCTTCGTACCTACGCCGGAGGGAAAATGA